The Trueperaceae bacterium DNA segment AGCCGGGGCCGATGCGGCCAGGTGGGATCAGGAGTCGAGTAGAAGCACGCCGAACATTCTAGTGAAGGCCGCCGGCGAAAATCAAGCTCGTTGGCCGATGAGCCAGGGTCCTTCTCCGAGATCGGAGCGGACCCGAGCTCCCCAACCTGGAGTGTGCCGGTAGCGGTGGTGACGGGGCCCCAGAAGGCTCACGCTTGCGGGCGGCGGGGCATGGCCCCGTCGGCGTGGAGTCTAGGCTAGGGGAAGGAGTGCGGTGATGTACGTTGTCAGGGACGTGTTCAACTGCAAGCCCGGGAAGGTCCGGCCCATGGTCGAGAAGTTCAAGGAACTCTCCAGACTGATGGCCGAGATGGGGCAGGAACCGATGCGGTTGCTCACCGATCTTTCGGGTGAGCCGTACTGGACCGTCATCGCCGAGTCACGGGTGGAACGCCTGGACGACTTCTTCTCCGCAAAACAGCAGATGGATGACGAGAGGGTGCGGGCCGCAATGGCGGGCTATCACGACCTGGTCGAGAGCGGGCGAAGGGAGATCCTGCGGATAGAGGAGTGACCGGTCGGCTCCCTAGCAGATGCTGGCCGTCGACCGGCCAGACGTTCGTCCGCGCGACGGTCTTCAGTTCGTGAACAGCGGCCCAGGGCCGTATCTGCCGGGCTGCTCGAGTTCAAGCAGTCGCCGCTTCCTGGCGAATCCACCGGCATAGCCGGTAAGCGAACCGTCCGTGCCCACGACACGGTGGCAGGGAACGACGATAGGCAGAGGGTTCTTGCCGTTGGCCGCACCCACCGCCCGCACCGCCGCGCCGTGGCCGAACGATTCGGCGATCTCCAGGTAGCTGCGGGTGTCTCCGTAGGGGATCGTGCTCACCGCCTGCCACACCTGCCTCTGGAACTCGGTTCCTCGAGGCGCGAGGGGCAGATCGAACGCTCTGAGCTCCCCTTCGAAGTACGCCCTCAGTTGATCGCCGGCCCCGGAATCGAGTTCGTCGACCGGAAGCCAGCCCTCTCGGGGCGGTTGCTCTTCGAAGAGGACGGCGACGAGGCCGGCGTCGTTCTCGGCGACACGGAGCGTGCCGATCGGGGAGTGAAGCTTCTGGTAACGGATCATCCCACCGCTCCTCTTCTGTTCGCCACCGGCCCGGAGTACGACGCCCATAGGAGCATCGCGGCGTAGCCGCGGTAGGGGCGCCACCGTTGCGAGATGGCGTAGAGCTCTCTCTCGCTGAGCGTACCGCCGCCAGCTGCCGCTGCCCGTCTGAGGATCAGGTCGCCCGCGGGGAACGCGTCCCCCAGCCCGAGTGCCCTCATCGCTAGGTAGTTGGCGGTCCAGGGCCCGACACCGGGAAGCGCCTGGAGTCGCTCGAGCGCCTCGTCGAGGTCGGTGAGCTCCGTGAACCGCAGTTCCCCGGTTGCCACCGCTCCGGCGAGTGCCCTTATCGACCCGATCTTCTGGTTCGAGAGTCCGAGGCCCGACAGATCGGCCTGCGCCAGCCGTTCTGGCGTGGGGAAGAGGTGAGTGAGGCCGCCTACCCAACCGGCCAGAGGCTC contains these protein-coding regions:
- a CDS encoding methylated-DNA--[protein]-cysteine S-methyltransferase; protein product: MIRYQKLHSPIGTLRVAENDAGLVAVLFEEQPPREGWLPVDELDSGAGDQLRAYFEGELRAFDLPLAPRGTEFQRQVWQAVSTIPYGDTRSYLEIAESFGHGAAVRAVGAANGKNPLPIVVPCHRVVGTDGSLTGYAGGFARKRRLLELEQPGRYGPGPLFTN